From the genome of Eucalyptus grandis isolate ANBG69807.140 chromosome 2, ASM1654582v1, whole genome shotgun sequence, one region includes:
- the LOC120290539 gene encoding protein FAR1-RELATED SEQUENCE 7-like — protein MQMKANRGSASRKLLDEINETSEKLDIAKKHNGSLVKKHRANNIGSDWYTVLHNYFQNRQAEDIRFFYAVDVQMGCCRSLFWADGRSRFSCSQFGDAIIFDTSYKQNNCVVPFATFVGVNHHKQPVLLGCALVDNELKESFIWLFETWLRAMAGCHPKSIIADHDDSILQAIAQLFPSSHHRFSMWQIKTKEREHLSPLSSDCKYEYEKCVHQSHTVGEFDVAWDALLSKYSLRENAWLKEMYEKRENWVPLYLRGTFFAGIPIDGLDAFFDPYLNSQMSLEEFVVRYGQCLEQRRGNERKEDYNLFNLQAYLQTNEPMEEQCRRLYTLSVFKVFQRELLQSYSYLGAKIHEQGAICRYLIQARGKGGDKLRRANEELCLKIVPSVSKGKFQQMSSGGKQSQAP, from the exons ATGCAAATGAAAGCCAACAGAGGTTCAGCTTCTAGGAAACTTTTAGATGAGATTAATGAAACATCGGAAAAACTAGACATTGCTAAAAAGCACAATGGGAGCCTCGTAAAGAAACATCGTGCAAACAACATAGGAAGTGATTGGTATACCGTGCTTCATAATTACTTTCAGAACCGACAGGCTGAGGACATCAGATTCTTTTATGCTGTCGATGTACAGATGGGTTGCTGTAGAAGTCTTTTTTGGGCTGATGGCAGATCTAGGTTTTCCTGCAGTCAGTTTGGTGATGCCATCATTTTTGATACCTCCTATAAGCAAAACAATTGTGTGGTGCCATTTGCTACTTTTGTTGGTGTTAATCACCACAAGCAGCCGGTTCTTCTTGGATGTGCTCTAGTTGATAATGAGTTGAAGGAGTCCTTCATATGGTTATTTGAGACATGGCTCAGGGCAATGGCTGGGTGCCATCCCAAGTCGATAATAGCTGATCATGATGATTCCATTCTGCAAGCGATTGCACAACTTTTTCCTTCGAGTCATCATCGATTCTCAATGTGGCAAATTAAGACAAAAGAACGTGAGCATTTGAGTCCATTGAGTAGTGATTGTAAATATGAATATGAGAAATGTGTTCATCAAAGTCATACAGTTGGTGAATTTGATGTCGCATGGGATGCTCTTCTCAGCAAATATAGCCTGAGGGAAAATGCTTGGCTGAAGGAAATGTATGAAAAGCGTGAAAACTGGGTCCCACTGTACTTACGTGGAACATTTTTTGCTGGAATTCCCATTGATGGTCTAGATGCCTTTTTTGATCCTTATTTAAATTCTCAAATGTCACTTGAAGAATTTGTCGTGAGATATGGGCAATGTTTGGAGCAACGTCGTGGcaatgaaaggaaagaagattaTAATTTATTCAACTTGCAAGCATATTTGCAGACAAATGAACCTATGGAAGAGCAATGTAGGAGGCTTTATACCCTTTCTGTTTTCAAAGTTTTCCAGAGAGAACTTTTACAAAGCTACAGTTATCTGGGTGCCAAGATTCACGAACAAGGGGCCATCTGCAGATATTTGATCC AGGCTAGGGGTAAGGGAGGCGATAAATTGAGAAGAGCGAACGAAGAACTATGCTTAAAAATAGTACCTTCAGTTTCAAAAGGCAAATTTCAACAAATGTCTAGCGGGGGGAAACAATCACAAGCTCCCTGA